One genomic segment of Desulfurispora thermophila DSM 16022 includes these proteins:
- a CDS encoding AtpZ/AtpI family protein, whose protein sequence is MPASRDSRGKTKPVLYALAVTSTIGAELAITVTAGYFGGRLLDAHFGTSPWLLVTGVLLGVGAGIWGIVTTLQRFWRM, encoded by the coding sequence ATGCCCGCATCCCGCGACAGTCGCGGCAAAACCAAACCCGTGCTTTACGCCCTGGCTGTTACCTCCACCATCGGCGCCGAACTGGCCATCACCGTAACAGCCGGTTATTTCGGCGGCAGATTGCTGGACGCCCATTTCGGCACCTCGCCCTGGCTGCTGGTGACCGGCGTGCTCCTGGGCGTGGGGGCCGGCATCTGGGGGATTGTCACCACCCTGCAGCGCTTCTGGCGTATGTAG
- a CDS encoding ATP synthase subunit I — protein MPKQKGSLEELDRQISVTLRACGLAILLLALPVAVWPQDGLLRGILLGLAAGTYNMYTLGNRVRQIAVLTGDAAKGAMKRGLAMRLGLIVAVLYFAWQSGLFNLYGVGAGLLVPSLIATVSGIVLALRQVSQDG, from the coding sequence TTGCCAAAACAAAAAGGGTCCCTGGAAGAACTGGACAGGCAGATATCGGTCACGCTGCGTGCCTGCGGGCTGGCCATTTTGCTCCTGGCCCTGCCGGTGGCAGTTTGGCCGCAGGACGGGCTGCTGCGGGGCATCCTGCTGGGCCTGGCCGCCGGTACATACAATATGTACACTCTGGGCAACCGGGTGCGGCAGATTGCCGTGCTGACGGGCGACGCGGCCAAAGGAGCCATGAAACGGGGCCTGGCCATGCGCCTGGGATTGATTGTGGCCGTGCTCTATTTCGCCTGGCAGAGCGGTTTGTTTAATCTGTACGGCGTGGGGGCGGGGCTTCTGGTTCCATCCTTGATCGCCACAGTGTCCGGTATTGTGCTGGCTCTGCGGCAGGTTTCGCAGGATGGGTGA
- the atpB gene encoding F0F1 ATP synthase subunit A, producing the protein MMSLEQVHENLDLWGFLEIGHHGVLPTAIGNVNVKTLVMTWIVMGLIILFTVSATRNMRVDRPGKLQLIMEELFQFLRGLVYENIDPKKGAGLMCLILSLFTFLLFSNLWGLVPTMMSPTADVNTTLGMAIMVFLLVQVLGIKYKGAKFFKHFIEPFVFFLPLVIVEELAKPITLAFRLYGNIYAGEVLIAVLLALIGLTATFLGGFIPSVIWLAFSIFVGFIQAFIFTMLTIAYISQVTAEHH; encoded by the coding sequence ATGATGTCATTGGAACAAGTCCACGAAAACCTGGATCTGTGGGGTTTTCTGGAAATAGGCCATCACGGGGTGTTGCCCACCGCCATTGGCAATGTCAACGTCAAGACCCTGGTCATGACCTGGATAGTCATGGGTCTGATCATCCTGTTTACCGTCAGTGCCACCCGCAATATGCGCGTGGACCGGCCGGGCAAACTGCAGCTGATTATGGAGGAACTCTTCCAGTTTTTACGCGGCCTGGTATATGAAAATATCGATCCCAAAAAAGGCGCCGGCCTGATGTGCCTTATTCTCAGCCTGTTCACATTCCTGCTGTTCAGCAACCTGTGGGGCCTGGTGCCCACCATGATGTCGCCCACCGCCGATGTCAACACCACGCTGGGCATGGCCATTATGGTCTTTTTGCTGGTGCAGGTGCTGGGCATCAAGTACAAGGGCGCCAAGTTCTTTAAACACTTTATCGAACCATTCGTCTTTTTCCTGCCTCTGGTTATCGTGGAAGAGCTGGCCAAGCCCATCACACTGGCTTTCCGTCTTTACGGCAACATTTACGCCGGTGAAGTGCTGATCGCCGTGCTGTTGGCCCTGATTGGCCTGACTGCCACATTCCTGGGCGGGTTCATCCCCTCGGTGATCTGGCTGGCCTTCAGTATCTTTGTAGGCTTCATCCAGGCTTTTATTTTTACCATGCTTACCATTGCCTACATCAGCCAGGTGACCGCCGAACACCATTAA
- the atpE gene encoding F0F1 ATP synthase subunit C, which yields MEVGAAAALGTALAVGLASLGAGIGDGLVTGKTVESIARQPELRGNLLTTMFISVGLIEALPIIAVVIAFILMGKIGG from the coding sequence ATGGAAGTTGGAGCCGCTGCTGCTCTGGGAACTGCTCTGGCCGTGGGCCTGGCTTCTCTGGGTGCTGGTATCGGTGACGGTCTGGTGACCGGCAAAACCGTGGAATCCATTGCCCGCCAGCCCGAATTGAGAGGTAACCTGCTGACCACCATGTTCATTTCCGTGGGTCTGATCGAGGCCCTGCCCATTATCGCCGTGGTTATCGCCTTCATTTTGATGGGTAAAATCGGTGGCTAA
- the atpF gene encoding F0F1 ATP synthase subunit B encodes MEAVIKSLGLNATLVAQIFNFIILLIFLRVVVYKPLVNVIEQRQNAIAKNVAAAEEERKQAEALRQQYLADMQKAKEEAQAIIQQATKTGEAQAQQIIEAAKAEAARIKESALQDIAREKEKAVAELRDQVVTLSILVAGKIIDQKMTGDIQHSLVQQFIKEAGDLPC; translated from the coding sequence ATGGAAGCTGTAATCAAATCCCTGGGCCTCAATGCAACTCTGGTGGCACAAATTTTCAACTTTATCATACTTTTAATTTTCCTGCGCGTGGTTGTCTACAAGCCGCTGGTCAACGTCATTGAACAAAGACAAAACGCCATTGCCAAAAACGTAGCCGCGGCGGAAGAAGAAAGAAAACAGGCCGAAGCGCTGCGCCAGCAGTACCTGGCCGACATGCAAAAAGCCAAAGAGGAAGCGCAAGCCATTATCCAGCAGGCCACCAAGACGGGCGAAGCCCAGGCCCAGCAGATTATCGAAGCTGCCAAGGCCGAAGCCGCCCGCATCAAGGAAAGCGCCCTGCAGGACATTGCCCGGGAGAAGGAGAAGGCGGTGGCAGAATTGCGCGACCAGGTGGTCACCCTGTCCATCCTGGTGGCCGGCAAGATTATCGACCAGAAGATGACCGGCGACATTCAGCACTCGCTGGTGCAACAATTTATTAAAGAGGCAGGGGATCTGCCATGTTAA
- a CDS encoding F0F1 ATP synthase subunit delta: MLKGAVGGRYAEALYELAARDGKVDAIEQELKAVNQVVQENRELQKVLFHPRITAEEKKALLDELFKGKIGDVTLEFLKFLVERQREQFLPDIVEFFVQLANKARNIVAASVTSAVELNPDERKALEGVLNKITGKNVQTAYRVDPSLIGGVVVKIGDRVLDGSVRTRLAAMREHLRQIS; encoded by the coding sequence ATGTTAAAGGGAGCCGTAGGCGGCCGCTACGCCGAGGCCCTGTATGAACTGGCCGCCCGGGACGGCAAAGTGGATGCCATTGAGCAGGAACTCAAGGCCGTCAACCAGGTGGTGCAGGAAAACCGGGAGTTGCAAAAGGTCTTATTCCACCCCAGGATTACCGCCGAGGAAAAAAAGGCGCTCCTGGACGAGCTCTTTAAAGGCAAAATCGGCGATGTAACTCTGGAATTTTTAAAGTTTCTGGTGGAGCGCCAGCGGGAACAGTTTTTGCCCGACATCGTGGAATTTTTCGTTCAGCTGGCCAACAAGGCCCGTAATATTGTAGCTGCCAGTGTGACTTCGGCCGTAGAATTAAACCCCGATGAGCGCAAGGCGCTGGAAGGTGTCTTGAATAAAATTACCGGCAAAAATGTGCAAACAGCGTATCGCGTTGACCCCTCCCTGATCGGCGGAGTGGTGGTAAAAATCGGCGACCGGGTGCTGGACGGCAGTGTGCGCACCCGGCTGGCGGCAATGCGCGAGCATTTAAGGCAAATAAGCTAA